The sequence CTACGGTCCCTACGGCAGCTTCATCGACCACGACACCCACCTCCCCGTGGAGACGAAGAAGGTCCTCTACCACCTCGTCTCCGACCTGGAGCGAGACACGAGACGCGACCTCTCGGGGGCGCGGAGGCTGCTCGACGAACCGACCGAGGCCGAGCGCCAGCTCGAGGTGTGGCGTGAGAGCGGCTCGAGCGAAGAGGTGGTCAGGGACATCGCCCGTCGCACCCGCGAGGCCACCGAGAGCTACGCTACCGGCGGCGAAGACGGCGATTTATGACCCTGAGCGCGAGGTGCGTGGCGGTGCGGCGCACCCGCCGGTTTTTCGCCAGCGAGTAGACGACCTGGCGCCCGAGCGGGCTCCTCAGTATCCTTATCGCGATGCGCAGCTTGCCCATATCTCCCTATCCTCTCTCGCTTCAGCTCGTACGATCTATCTCGGCGTGGTAGCGGCTCCCGAGCCGTCCGCCCAGGAACCCGCCGAGCAAGGCTACCACGACGGCGCCGACGATGGCACCGATCCCCGGGCCACCCGCCCCCAGCAGCTCGTTGAGCCCGGGGAGCAAACGCCCCTCCAGAAGTCCCCGCAGCGCATCCCCCTCGCCCGACGGGATGAAAGCTCCCCCGGCCGCGGCGATGAAGCCCAACACCACACTCCACAGCAGGATCACCGCACCGTTTATCCCACCGTCGAAGCGGGCGAGTCGTCCCGCCACGTATCCCCCGGAGAAGAAGGCCAGGAAGATCAGGACGGCCACGACTACGACACCGGCTACAGCGGTGTTGTTCAGCGGCCAGGAGAGGTTCGCCGGAAATCCGAGCGGGCGCAGCACGAATCCCGCGATGTAGGAGAGGACCGAACCGGACACGGCGCAGAAGACGAACCCCAGGAAACTGGCCAGCCAGTCGACCCCGCCGTAGAGTTCCTTCAGGCGCTCTTCCCGCTCCTCCAGACCAAGGCGGTACGATCCCCTGGCTGGCGAGGGACGCGGGATCTCAGCGGTATCCCCCACCGTCGGCCGCATCATTCGGGTCTCGCTCTCGCTCCCGGAGGAGGTCACGGGCCTGCGGTAGGGCCTCTCCCACTCCTCCGGTTCCATCCGCCGGGTGGCCCCGGGATCCTGCGGTGGCACGCTGCGACGGGTCTTCCCCGCGTCGTCGGGCTCCTCCCCGAGCGGACCGAGCCTCCGACGCTTCTCGGAATCCCTGCCTGACCCCTCGCTCATCTCTCCCCCTTGCGCCTCAGTGATCTCTGCTGCTCTCTCATCGCCCTACGGATTCTAACCTCCCCGGGTAGCGCACCCCACTCACGAGGCAAGCGAGTTCGGAACGAAATCCCGTTTTGGACAACGGGACAAAAATCCGGCATCACCCCATCTTCCGGATTGTACGCACGGCTATATCCTCCGCCAACCGGCGCCGCATAAGATTTGTCAGTCAAACGAACGAGAGCATCTGATCGGAGGCACCATGACCGCCCAGACACGCGAAGACGTTCTGAGGATAGCAGAAGAGCGAAACGTACAGTTCATCCGGCTATGGTTCACGGACATTCTGGGAACGCTCAAGAGCTTCGCGATAACCCGCGACGAGCTCGAGGACGCCCTCGACGGGGGGATGGGCTTCGACGGCTCGTCGATCACCGGCTACCAAGACATTGAGGAGTCGGACATGATCGCGATGCCCGACATCTCGACGTTCAAGATCATTCCCTGGAGTCCACAGGACGCGCCCACAGCCCGCATGATCTGCGACATACAGACCCCGGACGGCGACCCCTACGTCGGAGATCCCCGCCACGTCCTCCGGCGGGCGCTCGAGCGGGCGAAGGAGATGGGCTTCGACCATTTCTACGTCGGTCCCGAGCTGGAGTATTTCTACTTCAAGAGTCCGGACAATCCCGAGCCGCTGGATTACGGCAGCTACTTCGACCTGACCACGCTCGACGCGGCGACCGCGCTCAGGCGCGAGACAATCTTCGCGCTGCAGAGCCTGGACATCGACGTGGAGTACTCGCACCACGAGGTGGGCATCAGCCAGCACGAGATAGACCTGCGCTTCGACGACGCTCTCAAGATGGCCGACACTGTCATGACTTACAAGACGGTGGTGAAGGAGATAGCCACCAATCAGGGAGTCTACGCCACCTTCATGCCCAAACCCCTGCGTGACTCGAACGGATCGGGGATGCACACGCATCAGAGCCTCTTCAGCGGGGACCGCAACGCCTTCTTCGATTCCAGCGACGAGTACTTCCTCTCGAAGGAGGCGAAGTCCTTCATCGCCGGCCAGCTCCGGCACGCCAGGGAGATAAGCATAATCTTCGCTCAGTACGTCAACTCGTACAAGCGGCTCGTTCCGGGCTACGAAGCCCCGGTATACATTGCCTGGAGCCGTCGCAATCGCTCGGCGCTGGTGCGGGTCCCGCTCTACCACCCGGGCAAGGAGAAGGCTACCAGGGTCGAGATCCGCTGCCCGGACCCCGCCTCCAACATCTATCTCTGCCTGGCGGCGCTCCTGCACGCCGGGCTCGAGGGGATAGAGAAGGGTTACGAGCTGCCCGAGCCGATGGAGCGGAACCTCTACCACCTCACCCCCGAGGAGCGGCAGAAGCTCGGCATCAAGAGCCTGCCGGCGGATCTCGGCGAGGCGATCCGTGAGGCGGAGAACTCGGAGCTGCTCTACAAGACGCTCGGCGACCACGTCTTCAACCGCCTCCTGAACCTGAAGCGGGAGGAGTGGGAGGACTACAGGATCCAGGTAACCCCCTACGAGTTGCAGAAGTTCCTCCCGGTACTCTAGATACTCCCCGGACATCGGGCGGGGAGGCGCGTGCTCCTCCCCGCCTTTTCGTGCGCACAGGCCGGCGGTACGCCCCGCGAAGAGGATGTCTCTTTACCATATAATCTACGCGGCCCGATGAAGGTAGAGAGATGATAGGAGGACGTTTGGTCCGCACCGCGATCGTCCGGCGGGCGCCGGGGAAGACACGATGATCCTGGAGAAGATCACCGTAGGTCCCTTCCAGGAGAACTGCTACATACTGGGAGACGAAGCTTCCGGCGAGGGGGCGATCTTCGACCCGGGAGACGAGGCGGCCCGGATAGCGCTCACCGTCGAGAAGACGAACCTCGAGATCTCCAAGATCGTGATAACCCACGCCCACATAGACCATGTGGGTGCGGTGGCCGCGATGGTAGACGAGTACGGCTGCCCGGTCCTGATGCACGAGGAGGCCGAGCCGATGCTCCAGCAGCTCCCCGCCCAGGCGGTGATGATGGGGCTCAGGTTCGGCAAGGCACCGCAGGTGGACGAACACATAGCCGACGGAGAGAAGGTCTCCGTCGGGAACCTCTCCTTCGAGGCGCTCTACACACCGGGACATGCCCCGGGGCACCTCTCCTTCTACTGCAAGCAGGAGGGCCTCGTCCTCTCGGGGGACGCGCTCTTCGCGGGCAGCGTGGGGCGGATCGACCTCCCCGGCGGCGACGGGCAGCTCTTGATGCGTTCGATCCAGGAGCGCCTGCTGACCCTCCCGGACGAGACGCGGGTCTACCCGGGGCACGGCCCGTCGACCACCATAGGGGACGAGAAGATCGGCAATCCTTTCCTGCAGGGAGGGGGGCTGCTCAGATGAGCGAGAGCGTAAGCCGCCACCGGGAGGCGGCCCCGCAGAAGGTGAGGGCCGCCGTACTCACGATAAGCGACACCCGCACGAAGGAGACCGACACCGGCGGAGACACCATAGAGGAGCTGATGCGTCAGGCGGGCCACGAGATCGTACACCGTCAGATAGTCAAAGACGAGGCGCACCAGATACGCTCGACGCTCACCAGCCTGCTCGCCCGCGCGGACGTGGACGCCGTGATCACCACGGGCGGGACCGGCATCTCGGCCCGCGACACCACCTACGAGGTCGCGAGCCGCATGATCGAGAAGAAGCTCGACGGGTTCGGAGAGATCTTCCGGATGCTCTCCTACGAGGAGGTCGGGGCGGCGGCGATCCTGAGCCGCGCCGTCGCCGGTGCCGTTGGAGCCAAATTCCTAGCCTGTCTGCCCGGCTCGCGCAACGCGGTGAGGCTCGCCACCGAGAAGCTGCTCGTACCCGAGATCGCGCACGTCGTCTTCGAGCTGAGGAGGCACACCTGATGGAGGAACGCGAACCACTCACGCCGGAGACGGAGGCCCTCTGGCGCAGGCTCTGGGAGATGTGGCAGGAAAACGACGAGGACGACGTGATCCTGGACTCCTCGCGCCTGGAGGACCTCGAGGACGAGATCCCGGAGCTCGAAGGCCGCATAAAGACGGCGCTGGCCTACCTCCAGCGTGCCCGCTACATCCAGTACCGCACCGGGGTGAGCGAAGGGGAGCTCACCCCGGTCGTCTTCGACGTTTACGAGCCGCGCTAGCGCGCGGTCTTCTGCTGCAGCAGCTCCCTGGCGCGTCCCAGCTGCTCCTCGACCGCGGTCGGGGAGGTGGATCCTCGCGAGGACTTGTTCTCGACGCTGCCACGCGGGGTGAGGAGGTGTCCGGGGAATTCCCCAAGCACTGCGTGGAAGGAAGCCAGCTCCTCAGGGGTCAGCTCCTGCAGCGAGAGGCCCCGCTCCTCGCAGCGGCGCACGATCCCGCCGACCACCCGGTGCGCCTCCCTGAAGGGAACCCCGCGAGCTGCGAGAAAGTCCGCGAGCTCGGTCGCGAGCGCGAACCCGCCGGCGGCCTCCTGCATCCGCCCGGCGTCGAAGCGCGCGGTCCGCAGCATCTCCGGCAGCACCCGCAGCATCGCGAGCACGCTGTCCACAGCGTCGAAGATGGGCTCCTTGTCCTCCTGTAGATCCTTTGAGTAGCCGAGTGGGAGCCCCTTCAGCACGACGAGCAGGGCGTTCAAATCCCCGATCAGACGCCCGGCCTTCCCGCGCATGAGCTCGTAGGCGTC comes from Rubrobacter calidifluminis and encodes:
- a CDS encoding glutamine synthetase family protein, whose amino-acid sequence is MTAQTREDVLRIAEERNVQFIRLWFTDILGTLKSFAITRDELEDALDGGMGFDGSSITGYQDIEESDMIAMPDISTFKIIPWSPQDAPTARMICDIQTPDGDPYVGDPRHVLRRALERAKEMGFDHFYVGPELEYFYFKSPDNPEPLDYGSYFDLTTLDAATALRRETIFALQSLDIDVEYSHHEVGISQHEIDLRFDDALKMADTVMTYKTVVKEIATNQGVYATFMPKPLRDSNGSGMHTHQSLFSGDRNAFFDSSDEYFLSKEAKSFIAGQLRHAREISIIFAQYVNSYKRLVPGYEAPVYIAWSRRNRSALVRVPLYHPGKEKATRVEIRCPDPASNIYLCLAALLHAGLEGIEKGYELPEPMERNLYHLTPEERQKLGIKSLPADLGEAIREAENSELLYKTLGDHVFNRLLNLKREEWEDYRIQVTPYELQKFLPVL
- a CDS encoding MBL fold metallo-hydrolase, whose translation is MILEKITVGPFQENCYILGDEASGEGAIFDPGDEAARIALTVEKTNLEISKIVITHAHIDHVGAVAAMVDEYGCPVLMHEEAEPMLQQLPAQAVMMGLRFGKAPQVDEHIADGEKVSVGNLSFEALYTPGHAPGHLSFYCKQEGLVLSGDALFAGSVGRIDLPGGDGQLLMRSIQERLLTLPDETRVYPGHGPSTTIGDEKIGNPFLQGGGLLR
- a CDS encoding MogA/MoaB family molybdenum cofactor biosynthesis protein, producing MSESVSRHREAAPQKVRAAVLTISDTRTKETDTGGDTIEELMRQAGHEIVHRQIVKDEAHQIRSTLTSLLARADVDAVITTGGTGISARDTTYEVASRMIEKKLDGFGEIFRMLSYEEVGAAAILSRAVAGAVGAKFLACLPGSRNAVRLATEKLLVPEIAHVVFELRRHT